In Terriglobus sp. TAA 43, a single window of DNA contains:
- a CDS encoding Gfo/Idh/MocA family protein — protein MSANESVNRREFFRRAGAMGMLGAMPDVMAFAEGGQSNVQHEVVPKQEVPAPTDTINFAVCGMSHDHIYGMVGAIIRGGGKLVAWHGAEPNKIARFAKAFPNVKQAHSEEEILNDKSIHLVLSSTIANERAPLGIRAMKAGKDFLSDKPGATTLEQVEAIRKTVKETGRIYAILYSELLEVKAAVYAGELVKQGKIGRVIQTINIAPHQIVQGSGNAGNGGADARPDWFWVPEQYGGILCDIGSHQVEQFLYYTGSKSAEVVESQISNIAHPEHPKFQDFGDMVLRGDKGFGYVRLDWFTPDALGTWGDGRLFILGTKGYIEVRKYTNVGVNKAGNNLFMVNGTEQKFIDCNNVDLPFGRQFVSDVVHRTHTAQDQAQALLAAELVVRAQKQAKWVKLDQA, from the coding sequence GTGAGTGCGAACGAGTCTGTCAATCGTCGTGAGTTTTTCCGTCGCGCGGGCGCAATGGGAATGCTGGGAGCCATGCCCGATGTAATGGCATTTGCGGAAGGCGGCCAGTCCAACGTGCAGCACGAAGTGGTGCCGAAACAAGAGGTTCCGGCTCCTACAGACACCATCAACTTTGCCGTCTGCGGCATGAGCCACGACCATATCTATGGAATGGTGGGCGCCATCATTCGCGGCGGCGGCAAACTGGTGGCTTGGCACGGCGCAGAGCCAAACAAGATTGCACGCTTCGCCAAGGCGTTCCCCAACGTGAAACAGGCGCACAGCGAAGAAGAAATTCTGAACGACAAGAGCATTCACCTTGTGCTCAGCAGCACCATTGCAAACGAGCGCGCCCCGTTGGGCATCCGCGCCATGAAGGCAGGCAAGGATTTCCTATCCGACAAGCCGGGCGCCACCACGCTGGAGCAGGTAGAAGCCATCCGCAAGACGGTGAAGGAAACGGGCCGCATCTACGCCATCCTGTACAGCGAACTTCTCGAAGTGAAGGCCGCCGTCTATGCAGGCGAACTCGTCAAGCAGGGCAAGATTGGCCGCGTGATCCAGACCATCAACATCGCTCCGCACCAGATCGTGCAGGGCTCCGGCAATGCCGGAAACGGTGGTGCCGATGCGCGTCCGGATTGGTTCTGGGTACCGGAGCAGTACGGCGGAATCCTGTGCGACATCGGCTCGCACCAGGTGGAACAGTTCCTGTATTACACGGGCTCCAAATCGGCTGAGGTTGTCGAATCACAGATCAGCAACATCGCTCACCCCGAACATCCCAAGTTCCAGGACTTCGGCGACATGGTGTTGCGTGGCGATAAAGGCTTCGGCTATGTCCGCCTCGACTGGTTCACACCGGATGCACTCGGCACATGGGGCGACGGACGCCTCTTCATCCTCGGCACCAAGGGCTACATCGAAGTCCGCAAGTACACCAACGTCGGTGTGAACAAGGCAGGCAACAACCTGTTCATGGTGAACGGAACAGAGCAGAAGTTCATCGACTGCAACAACGTCGATCTGCCCTTCGGTCGCCAGTTCGTTTCAGACGTGGTGCACCGCACGCACACTGCGCAGGACCAGGCGCAGGCACTGCTCGCCGCAGAGTTGGTAGTGCGCGCGCAGAAGCAGGCGAAGTGGGTCAAGTTAGATCAGGCATAA